Genomic segment of Salvia hispanica cultivar TCC Black 2014 chromosome 2, UniMelb_Shisp_WGS_1.0, whole genome shotgun sequence:
CTTCACCTACTATGGCATGATGGCGGTGGCGCTCACGCCCAACGAGAACATCGCCAACATCGTCTCCTACTCGTTCTACGCTCTCTGGAACCTCTTCTCAGGATTCATCATCCCACGACCCGTAAGTTCGAATTTCACCAATACATTTAGTGCTTAACCAAACAAATTTTCATCGACAACTCTAGTAGTACTATGTTAGAATTAGACTATTGTATACAATAAGTCATGTTGTTTATATAGTAACTATTTTACGATAtactagtaggagtagtattaatttatttatcatttctaTAATATAACATGCCACTTTATTCACCtacatacatttttttttgttaataacACCATTTTTAAGGcgagagtcatttttctactTAATAGAATATTTCTATCCACTTTTTACTGAAATTCCGTGGGATATCATTTGATGTACTTTTTAATAGAGAACACCGGGTTGGTGGAGATGGTACCATTGGGCGAACCCCGTGGCTTGGACATTGTATGGTTTAATTGTGTCGCAATACGGTGAAGAGATGGATGTGTTGGAAGACACGCATGTGACTGTCCGACGTTTTCTGAGAAGTTACTTTGGATTCCGACACGAGTTTATCGGAGCCGTGGCTGCCATGGTTGCCGGATTTGGAATTGTTTTTGGTGTGATATTTGCTTTTGCTATAAAGGtgtttaatttccaaaaaaggtAGTGTAttgaaatatactccatatttataattttgtactccttgattcataaataatagtagCATTAATTATGGTATAAATGTTCCGAATGGAAAATGAGTTCCATCGtaaatgtagtagtattagaaatggaaaaacaaaatattgatttttgaagATAGCGCTTGTGGAGTGCCATTGTCTTGAGAAAAATACTAGacttaaatatacaaatgaaTTAGAATGAAGTATAATTTTGACTAAAGTCATTAAGAATAATAAGAAAGacttaaatatacaaattaatttaaataaagtcAGTACGTACGGACGTACCTAACAAATTATGTTAGAACTTAGAAGGcttaattacaaatattgtTCATAGAACAAATagtcacgaactttgcattcaAAGGGCAACTaagaaaaatacattaaaaaaacagtaacaaaaccaaattaccaaaatttctaaaacaaatTACACTAATTAGGCTCTATTGTGTTTCAAAAGATTAACATAaagaatacaaataaaattcaccaacaaaaataacacattGTAAAATCAGATAATTAATTGATCAGCGAATGCATAGAGGCATGAGAATTCGATATGTAcatttatatcaaataaattcgAATTAGGCTTGTTGGACCGGGCTACTAGTTTCAGGCTATTAGACAAAATAGGCCCATATCCTACCCATTGACAACAAGCCCACTTCATCTATTTAGGTAAAGTTATAGAGAAAATTAAACAGTCCGAGCTTTGTTTATGAAGTGTTAATAACGccaataataattttcatagACAATGCTTATCATGGCTAGTGTAACTCCAAGTTAGCGACGATTTCTGCTAACGTTTGAAACCCGAGATGCACCTAGACATGTGTTCACATGCATGGTCGCTCGAGGGACGTACCTAGAAATGGGTCATGTCTGATTGGGTGTTTGTTGTGCGACGTACCAAGTGCTAACATGAACTAATTAAAGACCAATAATAGTATGATTAAAGTATGTAGCGTAAtatttctctatatatatccGAGACCCATGACCAAGCTAGATCAATTTGACTAATTAGCATATACCATCAAATTAAATGCAATCAACCTAAGGAGTGTGGTCAAGTGTATAAGACTTATCCATCCGAATTCAAATGGTTAGGTTGTTCGATTCCTGTCTTGGGTTACGAAGCAACCTTAAATTCCTTGGTCTAgctagcaaaaaaaaaatgtgatcacgtaaaatatattacacctTGTATAGCATACATGTAGCAATTAAAACCAAGTAGTATTATTGATGAGAGCATTTACACAAGAAGTTTGCTATAAATCAATGCAAGCAATTAATATTTAGCAAATCCAAGattaaatattccaaaaagtCTGCACCAGAATGTATTTATGCCATAGGCTTTGCATTACCTAAAAACTAGAATATTCAATACTAATAGCTTTGAGAATTCACACGATGctacaaataaatgaatcattattcttaaaacacataattatgtTAGGGTTTGAATAGTTGTGCTTCAAGAGATGGACATGAGTGAAAGTTTCAGAAGAAACTCTTCTCTTTGGAGAAACAATGGGCTGCAGATGTTCTCAACCTCGTCGCGGGGAGAAGACGACGACGAAGAAGCTCTGATATGGGCTGCCATAGAAAGGCTTCCGACGTTTGATCGTCTGAGAAGAGGAATCCTTGTGGGATCAGAAGGTGGTTTTGGAGAAATTGATGATGTAAGGAATCTTGAATTTCAAGAGAGGAAGAACTTGCTTGATAGGCTTGTTAGGGATGCTAGAGAAGACAATGAGAAGTTCTTGTTAAAGCTCAAGAATCGAATTGATGcgtaagtatattttttactattatagcATTGATTAAGCTTGAATTTTTATGCAAGTTGTTAAATTAGTTATGTTAATATTAagatattaaaatcaaatttaatatttaaaacaaaacaaataatgtaaaCTACACAAAACCGATATGTATATCATaacattttttctctatatgATTTATGTTCATAAATTTTACAACTCAtaaacactttattttaatttgtcaacATAGATTCTTATGTTTTGCATGTGATTATAGTGTGGGAATTGATCTACCAAGTATTGAAGTTAGATTCGAGAACTTAAAGGTTGAAGCAGAAGCTTATGTAGGCCGCAGAAGTTTGCCTACTTTGATCAACTTCTTTGCCAATATTTTTGAGGTAATAATATTACATTCATTGATAATATAagatcaattaattttaaaaaaaagaaaattaaattttttatatgatcACACTAGGAACTATCAAGCTACACTCGTGTTCTTTCAACTAGAAAAAGGCCGTTCACGATCCTAAAGGACATTAATGGAATCTTGAAACCCGGACGGATGACTCTTCTCTTAGGGCCGCCAAGTTCCGGAAAGACAACGTTGTTGTTAACTTTGGCGGGAATGCCTCATCCCGATATGAAGGTAATCCAACTTTCTATTTATACTCATTCGCCCGTTGTTAAATACGCgtattgatattatattgataattGGGATGTACGCTATTAAATGTGTCATTTCActtacttttactattttcagtAAATGAATCTCAACTCCCACTTActcattttactcacatttattgaaatttatgaaaccgaaaaaataataaattgattggAATATTCAAAATTGCTTGTATTGTgccacaattttattttgaaaattttcaactgGTGTAAAATTTGCTAGTGATTTTTATACTCTAAAAAGTTTCTACTAGCtacaaattaaacacaaaatgatTTTTTGTGAGCAGGttaagggaaatgtgacatataATGGACATGAGTTGAAAGAATTTGTGCCTCAAAGAAGTGCTGCATACATAAGCCAACATGATGTCCATTTGGGAGAAATGACTGTCAGAGAAACCTTGGCATTCTCAGCCAGATGCCAAGGAGTTGGAACCAATCTTGGTCCAAATTCATCCTTCActtacaaaaatcaaatctttgatttttataaccAATGAGTAATCACCATTGAGCTATTAATGAATGGTTTTTGTATGTCAAAATTCTGCAGAAATGCTGGCAGAGCTGTcaagaagagaaaaagaagcTAACATCAGACCTGATCCTGATGTGGATATTTACATGAAGGTAAAGCCTTtacttttattcaaaaaaaaaaaaatcttgcttttattgaataataatgtagaaaacTATATCAGAAAGAGGCTATTACAAGGCCAAATTCTTTTTTGTAGGCAGCCTATTTGAAAGGTCAAGAAATAAGTATTGTCACAGACTATATTCTCAAGGTaaaaaatcttgattttgttcttaCAAGCAATGTTGTTAttagtacatatatataaacttaATCAAATTTGCAGATACTAGGATTGGACATGTGTGCTGATACTGCTGTAGGAGATGACATGACTAGGGGCATCTCTGGAGGACAAAAAAAGAGAGTTACATTAggtaagataaaaaaaaacagttaaGTTAGTTATGAACACATCTTGTTCATGTGTAATTTGTGAAAATATATCTCAGGGGAGATGTTGGTGGGACCAGCAAAGGCTTTCTTCATGGATGAAATCACAACAGGATTGGACAGTTCCACAGCTTACCAAGTGGTGAATTGCATAAGAGAATCCACACACATTCTGAAAGGGACAGTTCTGATGTCACTCCTCCAGCCGGAGCCAGAGACGTACGAGCTCTTTGACGACATCATGCTCATCTCCGAGGGCCAGATCGTCTACCAAGGCCCCCGTGAGCATGTCATTGGCTTCTTCAGATCCATGGGGTTCAAATGCCCGGAGAGGAAGGGCGTGGCCGACTTCTTGCAAGAAGTGAGCTTTCTGTAAAAGCCAGCCTTGTCTGATTTGGGAGGGGCAGAGGTTTTGTTCTAGaactttcttttttcgttGTGCAGGTGACCTCGAGGAGAGATCAATGGCAGTATTGGGCGGATAAGGACAGGCTTTACAGGTTTGTTACAGCGAGGGAGTTTGCTGAATCCTTCAGGTCGTTCCATGTAGGCCAGAGGCTAACGGCTGATCTGGCAATCCCGTTTGACAAGAGGGAGAGCCACCCGGCTGCTTTGACAACGAAGCACAGTGGCGTGAGCAGAAAGGAGATCTTGAAAGCTTGTGCCTCAAGAGAGCTCTTGCTGATGAAGAGGAACtcttttatgtatatattcaGGCTCTTTCAGCAATGTTTCATGGCTTTTGTTACAATGACACTCTTCTTTCGGACAAAGATGAGGCGAGACAGCCTCGTGGATGGAAGGAAGTTTGCTAGCGCGATCTACTTTGTTTTGGTCACTGTGATGTTTGGTGGGCTGGCGGAGATGGTGATGGGGATTCTCAGGCTGCCGGTATTCTATAGGCAGAggaatttcttcttttttcctgCTTGGGCATATGTTCTTCCTCAGTGGATATTCTCCATTCCTCTGAATGCTTTTGAAATGCTTGTGTTTACTGTTCTCACTTACTACGAAATCGGATTTGATGCAAATTTTGGAAGGTAAGAGTAGTAAGAGTCTGTCTCTTTCTCTTGTACAAATGAGTACTAATGTAGTGTGTTTTTGCCACAGATGTGTTAAATATTACCTGCTGCTATTGATGCTATTGCAAGCCTCGACTTCACTGTTTCGTTTGATTGGAGCGATTGGTAGGGATATGATCGTTGCTTTCCTGTACGCCTACTTCATATTACTCCTGGTTATGTCTCTGTGCGGATTTGTCCTGCCTCGAGGTATTGAATGTGTTCCTTCTCGAGGTGCTGCTCGTTTCATATTTGAGGCTTTCATGAATTACGTTCTCGACAGGGGCCATCAAGAACTGGTGGATTTGGGGTTACTATATTTCACCAATGATGTATGCAGAAAATGCACTGATGGTTAATGAATTCCGAGGTCATAGTTGGAGACATGTAAGTTTAGATATCGATATCATCCATTTAGTAGCATTGTAGGAATACTGATATCTGCTTTTTATTACTGTATTTCAAAGGCTTCTCCGGATGCAAACATGTCGTTGGGAGTCGAGGTTTTGAAGTCTCAAGGTTACTTCCCAGGCTCGTATTGGTATTGGATCGGAATAGGGGCATTGATAGGGATGGCCTTTCTGTTCTACTCTTGTTACATTCTTGCTCTTACATATCTTAACCGTGAGTGTGGATAACATTTTTCGgctattt
This window contains:
- the LOC125205806 gene encoding pleiotropic drug resistance protein 1-like isoform X2, whose product is MDMSESFRRNSSLWRNNGLQMFSTSSRGEDDDEEALIWAAIERLPTFDRLRRGILVGSEGGFGEIDDVRNLEFQERKNLLDRLVRDAREDNEKFLLKLKNRIDAVGIDLPSIEVRFENLKVEAEAYVGRRSLPTLINFFANIFEELSSYTRVLSTRKRPFTILKDINGILKPGRMTLLLGPPSSGKTTLLLTLAGMPHPDMKVKGNVTYNGHELKEFVPQRSAAYISQHDVHLGEMTVRETLAFSARCQGVGTNLEMLAELSRREKEANIRPDPDVDIYMKAAYLKGQEISIVTDYILKILGLDMCADTAVGDDMTRGISGGQKKRVTLGEMLVGPAKAFFMDEITTGLDSSTAYQVVNCIRESTHILKGTVLMSLLQPEPETYELFDDIMLISEGQIVYQGPREHVIGFFRSMGFKCPERKGVADFLQEVTSRRDQWQYWADKDRLYRFVTAREFAESFRSFHVGQRLTADLAIPFDKRESHPAALTTKHSGVSRKEILKACASRELLLMKRNSFMYIFRLFQQCFMAFVTMTLFFRTKMRRDSLVDGRKFASAIYFVLVTVMFGGLAEMVMGILRLPVFYRQRNFFFFPAWAYVLPQWIFSIPLNAFEMLVFTVLTYYEIGFDANFGRCVKYYLLLLMLLQASTSLFRLIGAIGRDMIVAFLYAYFILLLVMSLCGFVLPRGAIKNWWIWGYYISPMMYAENALMVNEFRGHSWRHASPDANMSLGVEVLKSQGYFPGSYWYWIGIGALIGMAFLFYSCYILALTYLNPMGRSQTILPEDENEVLTDKNGKKRDVVLPFEPHSMAFDDVKYSVDMPQEMKNQGANEDRLVLLKGVSGVFRPGVLTALMGVSGAGKTTLMDVLAGRKTGGYIEGNITVSGYPKKQETFARISGYCEQNDIHSPCVTVYESLLFSAWLRLPPEVNSATRKLFVENVMELVELTPIRDGLVGLPGVSGLSTEQRKRLTIAVELVANPSIIFMDEPTSGLDARAAQIVMRTVRNTVETGRTVVCTIHQPSIDIFEAFDELFLMKRGGQEIYVGPVGQHSCNLIHYFEAIQGTQKIRDGYNPATWMLEVSSSSQEQILGIDFAEIYRNSELYRCNKALVKELSTPRPGTKDLHFQTKYSQPFFTQCLACLWKQHWSYWRNPTYSAVRMVYTVFLAIMFGLLFWDLGSKRGSYQDILNAMGSMYSSVFFLGVQIATSVQPVVVVERTVFYRERAAGLYSALPYALGQMVMEIPYCFGQAVVYGLIVYAMIGFEWTAAKFFWFLYFMFFTLLYFVFYGMMAVAMTPNHHIANIVSYTFYGIWNVFSGFIVSRPLTPVWWRWYHWVNPVAWTVYGLSASQFGDVTDQFASGQSVREFVRSYFGFRHDFIGVAVAVVAGFGVVFAVTFAFAIKVFNYQRR
- the LOC125205806 gene encoding pleiotropic drug resistance protein 1-like isoform X1, which encodes MDMSESFRRNSSLWRNNGLQMFSTSSRGEDDDEEALIWAAIERLPTFDRLRRGILVGSEGGFGEIDDVRNLEFQERKNLLDRLVRDAREDNEKFLLKLKNRIDAVGIDLPSIEVRFENLKVEAEAYVGRRSLPTLINFFANIFEELSSYTRVLSTRKRPFTILKDINGILKPGRMTLLLGPPSSGKTTLLLTLAGMPHPDMKVKGNVTYNGHELKEFVPQRSAAYISQHDVHLGEMTVRETLAFSARCQGVGTNLEMLAELSRREKEANIRPDPDVDIYMKAAYLKGQEISIVTDYILKILGLDMCADTAVGDDMTRGISGGQKKRVTLGEMLVGPAKAFFMDEITTGLDSSTAYQVVNCIRESTHILKGTVLMSLLQPEPETYELFDDIMLISEGQIVYQGPREHVIGFFRSMGFKCPERKGVADFLQEVTSRRDQWQYWADKDRLYRFVTAREFAESFRSFHVGQRLTADLAIPFDKRESHPAALTTKHSGVSRKEILKACASRELLLMKRNSFMYIFRLFQQCFMAFVTMTLFFRTKMRRDSLVDGRKFASAIYFVLVTVMFGGLAEMVMGILRLPVFYRQRNFFFFPAWAYVLPQWIFSIPLNAFEMLVFTVLTYYEIGFDANFGRCVKYYLLLLMLLQASTSLFRLIGAIGRDMIVAFLYAYFILLLVMSLCGFVLPRGAIKNWWIWGYYISPMMYAENALMVNEFRGHSWRHASPDANMSLGVEVLKSQGYFPGSYWYWIGIGALIGMAFLFYSCYILALTYLNPMGRSQTILPEDENEVLTDKNERKEEGKKRDVVLPFEPHSMAFDDVKYSVDMPQEMKNQGANEDRLVLLKGVSGVFRPGVLTALMGVSGAGKTTLMDVLAGRKTGGYIEGNITVSGYPKKQETFARISGYCEQNDIHSPCVTVYESLLFSAWLRLPPEVNSATRKLFVENVMELVELTPIRDGLVGLPGVSGLSTEQRKRLTIAVELVANPSIIFMDEPTSGLDARAAQIVMRTVRNTVETGRTVVCTIHQPSIDIFEAFDELFLMKRGGQEIYVGPVGQHSCNLIHYFEAIQGTQKIRDGYNPATWMLEVSSSSQEQILGIDFAEIYRNSELYRCNKALVKELSTPRPGTKDLHFQTKYSQPFFTQCLACLWKQHWSYWRNPTYSAVRMVYTVFLAIMFGLLFWDLGSKRGSYQDILNAMGSMYSSVFFLGVQIATSVQPVVVVERTVFYRERAAGLYSALPYALGQMVMEIPYCFGQAVVYGLIVYAMIGFEWTAAKFFWFLYFMFFTLLYFVFYGMMAVAMTPNHHIANIVSYTFYGIWNVFSGFIVSRPLTPVWWRWYHWVNPVAWTVYGLSASQFGDVTDQFASGQSVREFVRSYFGFRHDFIGVAVAVVAGFGVVFAVTFAFAIKVFNYQRR